The Nitrososphaerota archaeon genome window below encodes:
- a CDS encoding tRNA-binding protein, with the protein MAISIDDFAKVELKVGKIVSVDDIPAARNPMYKLTVDFGEGTTKQCVAGIKNFYQKEQLMGKVVVAVVNLLPKSVAGVASECMLLAAYNETELSLLSLDRVLPLGTRIG; encoded by the coding sequence GTGGCAATCTCCATCGACGACTTCGCGAAGGTCGAGCTGAAGGTGGGGAAGATCGTCTCAGTCGACGACATACCCGCTGCGCGCAACCCGATGTACAAACTCACTGTCGACTTCGGGGAGGGGACGACAAAACAGTGCGTCGCCGGAATCAAGAACTTCTACCAGAAGGAACAGTTGATGGGCAAAGTCGTCGTCGCCGTGGTCAACCTCCTGCCCAAGTCGGTCGCCGGAGTCGCCTCCGAATGCATGCTGCTCGCAGCCTACAACGAAACGGAACTCTCTCTCCTTTCGCTGGACAGGGTGCTGCCCCTTGGGACTAGAATCGGCTAG
- a CDS encoding MFS transporter, with the protein MDQSPPKQRRTTWVYSVFPVSLATGSLGTMVQLYLIEINGHTLGTLYGSLAVAIFNGVSIPAALFWGSATDRLHQRRALIAVSYALMAVVLFSFYFDSTTAGTIARYSIFSFVSVASATPLNLLIMETEEKGKWAGAFAKLSMMSSVGNVAGLILSTLWPAQLPLILLSVPFGVSTLVSAGLAIATISEPSFEFERETVALRRPSFFNRLLALPVFFITVPRASDFRRVFRGLRSSLTSYVPLFYISTVFFYLSSGLFNTSFVPAMSKFSLSNGEVFAVILAGMGVQTLAFRGAGRFVSSRSLVVTSAQGLLLRGWSYVALGALALFFAGPLFILPALVIYPIAAGVAFAVYYTSSNTMMFNTVQRKNPGAALGVYSAVVGISAMSGSLVSGFISVYLGFYTTFVLSGILLFVAVGIVARLPKSQDTHSGAHQ; encoded by the coding sequence ATGGACCAGTCTCCGCCGAAACAGCGAAGGACCACCTGGGTCTATTCGGTCTTTCCCGTCTCGCTGGCCACCGGCTCGCTGGGAACCATGGTCCAGCTCTACCTCATCGAGATCAACGGTCATACCCTCGGCACGCTCTACGGCAGCCTCGCTGTCGCGATATTCAACGGCGTGAGCATACCCGCCGCCCTCTTCTGGGGCTCTGCCACCGACAGGCTCCACCAGAGACGTGCACTTATCGCCGTGAGCTATGCGCTGATGGCCGTAGTCCTCTTCTCCTTCTACTTCGACAGCACGACCGCAGGGACTATAGCCCGGTATTCGATCTTCTCTTTCGTCTCGGTGGCGTCCGCCACGCCGCTCAACCTCCTGATAATGGAGACCGAGGAGAAAGGAAAGTGGGCGGGCGCCTTCGCGAAGCTCTCTATGATGTCGAGCGTCGGAAACGTCGCAGGCTTGATCCTCAGCACCCTCTGGCCGGCGCAGCTCCCGCTGATCCTGCTTTCCGTCCCCTTCGGGGTTTCCACCCTCGTCTCCGCAGGGCTCGCCATCGCCACGATCTCCGAGCCTTCGTTCGAGTTCGAAAGAGAGACGGTCGCCCTGAGGAGGCCCAGCTTCTTCAACAGGCTGCTCGCCCTCCCGGTCTTCTTCATCACCGTCCCCAGGGCGTCCGACTTCCGAAGGGTCTTCAGGGGCCTCAGGTCGAGCCTGACGAGCTACGTCCCGCTCTTCTACATCTCGACAGTCTTCTTCTACCTCTCAAGCGGCCTCTTCAACACTTCATTCGTGCCTGCGATGTCCAAGTTCTCGCTTTCAAACGGGGAGGTCTTCGCCGTCATCCTCGCGGGCATGGGCGTGCAGACCCTGGCTTTCCGGGGAGCAGGGCGCTTCGTCAGCTCGAGGTCGCTGGTAGTCACTTCGGCGCAGGGATTGCTGCTGAGGGGCTGGTCCTACGTCGCGCTGGGCGCCCTCGCGCTCTTCTTCGCAGGCCCTCTCTTCATCCTTCCCGCGCTGGTGATTTACCCAATAGCTGCGGGCGTCGCTTTTGCCGTCTACTATACATCCTCGAACACGATGATGTTCAACACCGTCCAACGCAAGAACCCTGGCGCTGCCCTGGGGGTCTACTCTGCTGTAGTGGGGATCTCGGCCATGAGCGGTTCCCTTGTTTCCGGCTTCATCTCTGTCTATCTCGGGTTCTACACGACCTTCGTGCTATCGGGAATCCTGCTGTTCGTCGCGGTCGGGATCGTGGCACGGTTGCCGAAGTCTCAGGACACTCATTCAGGGGCCCATCAGTAG
- a CDS encoding RNA methyltransferase: protein MVLSGKKLAVSFPDTVLEEKESPRDKTVKLGLIARACSIYGVDVIEVFRDERKRGEGNFIRRVLEYLETPQYLRKRLFPIDESLRYAGLLPPLRIPSHRPRVPVEKLNVGDVREGVTNPDGTVDIGLERSPHLVGRERANRRVTVRIASKTPLTAELMPRDRVGEYWGYTVESKEAGEVFSDQRFGLGIATSRFGNGLKAIAPRLRDSVRDAAGVKLVFGSPSRGLFDIVGPELSRKASFVIDLFPEQNVETVRTEEAILVALNLVSVLTI, encoded by the coding sequence TTGGTCCTCTCTGGAAAGAAGCTCGCCGTCTCTTTTCCCGATACTGTCCTCGAGGAGAAGGAGTCCCCCAGGGACAAGACTGTGAAGCTGGGTCTCATCGCCAGGGCCTGTTCCATCTACGGCGTAGACGTGATCGAAGTATTCCGAGATGAGAGGAAGCGCGGCGAAGGGAACTTCATCCGGAGAGTTCTCGAGTACCTGGAAACCCCTCAGTACCTGAGGAAGAGGCTGTTCCCCATAGACGAGTCGTTGAGATACGCAGGCCTGCTCCCTCCGCTGAGGATTCCATCCCACAGGCCGAGAGTCCCGGTGGAGAAACTGAACGTAGGTGACGTAAGGGAAGGGGTTACGAACCCGGATGGAACGGTAGACATTGGACTAGAGAGGAGCCCACACCTGGTCGGCAGGGAGAGGGCGAACAGAAGGGTGACGGTGAGGATTGCCTCGAAGACGCCCTTGACCGCGGAGTTGATGCCCCGGGACAGGGTGGGCGAATACTGGGGCTACACGGTCGAGAGCAAGGAGGCGGGAGAGGTCTTCTCCGACCAGCGCTTCGGACTCGGGATAGCGACGTCTAGGTTCGGCAACGGGCTCAAGGCCATCGCGCCGCGGCTTCGAGACTCGGTCAGGGATGCGGCTGGGGTGAAGCTCGTCTTCGGTTCGCCCTCCAGAGGGCTCTTCGACATCGTGGGTCCCGAGCTCTCGCGGAAGGCGAGCTTCGTCATCGACCTCTTCCCCGAGCAGAACGTTGAGACTGTGAGGACGGAAGAGGCGATACTCGTCGCTCTCAACCTCGTCAGCGTCCTTACAATCTGA
- the rplC gene encoding 50S ribosomal protein L3 — translation MGHRKHSAPRRGSLAYRPRGRAKTLVPRIRTWPKVQGDKPTMLGFPAFKAGTMHVITVDDRAKTPNFGKPLFNVSSVLSLPEVAVVGLRLYSHEDGADLPIADVKSAAEGSAKMPLGKAKRVTALVSTVPHDAGLSQKQPIVMEVGVSGADVKSQADYVLGLVGKKIKFADVFKAGMYVDVLGITKGKGFEGVITRFGVKRKQHKSRKTVREVGVIGPWHPAAVMYTVARAGQMGFHQRTETGKRILLTGNAKEKPITPAGGFLHFGEVQGDYAVLRGSVPGPARRFVMVRQSVRGFHKNLNPPQVVEVSTMVGR, via the coding sequence TTGGGCCATAGAAAGCATTCCGCACCGCGCAGAGGCAGTCTTGCCTACAGGCCTAGGGGACGCGCCAAGACCCTTGTCCCGAGAATAAGGACCTGGCCCAAGGTCCAAGGCGACAAGCCGACGATGCTGGGTTTCCCCGCTTTCAAGGCCGGGACCATGCACGTCATAACCGTGGACGACAGGGCGAAGACCCCTAACTTTGGCAAGCCGCTGTTCAACGTTTCCAGCGTACTCTCCCTTCCAGAGGTCGCGGTTGTGGGCCTCCGGCTCTACAGTCACGAAGACGGCGCCGACCTGCCAATCGCTGACGTGAAGTCTGCGGCTGAGGGTTCGGCTAAGATGCCTCTGGGCAAGGCGAAGAGGGTCACCGCGCTGGTGTCCACGGTCCCCCACGACGCAGGGCTGTCGCAGAAGCAGCCCATAGTCATGGAGGTGGGAGTCTCGGGAGCGGACGTGAAGTCCCAGGCGGACTACGTTCTGGGGCTGGTCGGGAAGAAGATCAAGTTCGCAGATGTCTTCAAGGCGGGGATGTACGTGGATGTTCTAGGGATAACGAAGGGCAAGGGGTTCGAAGGGGTTATCACCAGGTTCGGGGTAAAGAGGAAGCAGCACAAGTCCAGGAAAACCGTCAGGGAGGTCGGTGTAATCGGCCCGTGGCACCCGGCTGCGGTCATGTACACAGTCGCAAGAGCAGGCCAGATGGGCTTTCACCAGAGGACGGAGACAGGAAAGAGGATTCTGTTGACTGGGAACGCCAAGGAGAAGCCGATTACCCCTGCAGGGGGTTTCTTGCACTTCGGCGAAGTCCAGGGAGACTACGCAGTCCTGCGAGGGTCGGTTCCTGGTCCCGCCCGTAGGTTCGTCATGGTCAGGCAGAGCGTGAGGGGATTCCACAAGAACCTGAACCCGCCTCAGGTGGTCGAAGTCAGCACCATGGTGGGGAGATGA
- the rpl4p gene encoding 50S ribosomal protein L4: protein MVKTDVVGLDGKAAGKVDLPQVFDTQLRPDLVKRVFWLVGSHGLQPKGRDPMAGERTTAETHSPPTGTGRSRIPRVKGERYPRGGMAGGVASVVKGRLAHPPRSEKVIYLAVNRRERQLARDSAIAYTGVLDAVKARGHRVKKITLPLVVTDDLETVEKTSELKSFLGKIELDADLERVDAGIKRKTGKSRLRGRVYRTGVGPLIVVTNDRGVGKAAGGIPGLGVVRVESLSVLDLAPGGVPGRLTIWTESALGTLSAREVELEVAA, encoded by the coding sequence ATGGTGAAGACAGACGTGGTAGGTCTTGATGGGAAGGCTGCGGGGAAGGTCGACCTGCCGCAGGTCTTCGACACTCAGTTGAGGCCAGACCTGGTCAAGCGCGTCTTCTGGCTTGTAGGTTCGCATGGGCTCCAGCCCAAGGGCAGGGACCCCATGGCGGGCGAGAGGACGACGGCCGAGACCCACAGCCCTCCGACTGGGACTGGGCGCTCTAGGATACCAAGGGTGAAGGGGGAAAGGTACCCCAGGGGCGGAATGGCGGGCGGGGTTGCGAGCGTTGTCAAGGGAAGGCTTGCTCATCCTCCGAGGTCCGAGAAGGTAATCTATCTCGCAGTGAACAGGAGGGAAAGGCAGCTTGCAAGAGACTCGGCCATCGCCTACACAGGGGTTCTAGACGCGGTGAAAGCTCGAGGGCACAGGGTGAAGAAGATCACCCTTCCCCTGGTCGTCACCGACGACCTGGAGACCGTCGAGAAGACGTCTGAGTTGAAGAGCTTCCTCGGGAAGATTGAGCTGGACGCGGACCTCGAGAGGGTCGACGCAGGCATAAAGCGCAAGACTGGCAAGAGCAGGCTTCGGGGAAGGGTCTACCGGACGGGGGTGGGCCCGCTGATCGTGGTGACTAACGACAGGGGGGTTGGCAAGGCCGCGGGGGGGATACCCGGACTGGGAGTCGTCAGGGTCGAGAGCCTTAGCGTGCTTGACCTTGCTCCCGGAGGAGTGCCTGGGAGGCTAACGATTTGGACAGAATCTGCGCTGGGGACGTTGAGCGCGAGGGAGGTAGAGCTCGAAGTTGCGGCTTGA
- a CDS encoding 50S ribosomal protein L23, with protein sequence MRLEDAQRILKRPYVTERTFEQIEKENKLCFLVEDKVSKPQIASAVEALYEVKVKAVNTERTIKGKKAFVRLLEDNKAAELATKLGLV encoded by the coding sequence TTGCGGCTTGAAGACGCACAGCGGATCCTGAAGCGGCCGTATGTGACTGAGAGGACCTTCGAACAGATTGAGAAGGAGAACAAGCTCTGCTTCCTGGTCGAAGACAAAGTGTCGAAACCTCAAATAGCGAGCGCGGTCGAGGCGCTCTACGAGGTCAAGGTCAAAGCTGTCAACACTGAAAGGACGATCAAGGGGAAGAAGGCTTTCGTGAGGTTGTTGGAGGATAACAAGGCAGCCGAGCTTGCGACCAAGCTGGGCCTGGTGTAG
- a CDS encoding 50S ribosomal protein L2 produces MGKRILQRRRGKAGIQFRARTRGKIAPVRYPKIGVASEGTATVTAILDERGRSAPLAQVRLSKDQYTYLPAVAGLTVGRELAIGSAATNTAGNIMALSQITEGTRICNIELKPGDGGKMVRASGTSAVLFSKANGKAILRLPSGKNMLIDDRCRATIGEIAGGGRKEMPFMRAGARHHAMRAAGRVYPRMRGIAMAVVYHPFGGGRHQHPGKSTSTSRNAPPGRKVGLIAPRMTGRGRRGRTSAEVRE; encoded by the coding sequence TTGGGAAAGAGGATTCTTCAGCGAAGACGCGGGAAGGCGGGCATCCAATTCAGGGCGCGGACGAGGGGGAAGATAGCGCCGGTGAGGTACCCGAAAATCGGGGTCGCGTCGGAGGGAACGGCGACGGTCACGGCGATTCTTGATGAAAGGGGGAGGAGCGCCCCCCTGGCGCAGGTACGACTCTCGAAGGACCAGTACACCTACCTGCCGGCTGTGGCTGGGCTCACCGTGGGGAGAGAGCTTGCAATCGGCTCGGCGGCCACGAACACCGCAGGGAACATCATGGCGCTTTCACAGATTACAGAAGGGACGCGCATCTGCAACATCGAGCTCAAGCCGGGGGACGGAGGGAAGATGGTAAGGGCGTCGGGGACCTCGGCGGTGCTCTTTTCGAAGGCGAACGGGAAGGCCATCCTGCGGCTCCCTTCTGGCAAGAACATGCTCATCGACGACAGGTGCAGGGCGACCATCGGGGAAATCGCGGGAGGCGGAAGGAAGGAGATGCCGTTCATGAGGGCGGGAGCCAGGCACCATGCGATGAGGGCAGCCGGAAGGGTGTACCCGCGGATGAGAGGCATCGCGATGGCAGTGGTCTACCACCCGTTCGGCGGAGGAAGGCACCAGCACCCCGGAAAGTCTACAAGCACATCGAGGAACGCACCACCAGGGAGAAAGGTAGGTCTGATAGCGCCCAGGATGACCGGACGGGGCAGAAGGGGCCGGACCAGCGCGGAGGTCAGGGAGTAG
- a CDS encoding 30S ribosomal protein S19, giving the protein MPKEFSYRGKTLEQLSAMSTEALLELLPSRARRSLNRSVSEEKRKLLEDARGIKEGRIQGQIKTHARDMIVLPTMVGLTIGVHNGREFVPLEIKPEMIGRYLGEFVITNKKVVHGTPGIGASRSSLYVPLK; this is encoded by the coding sequence ATGCCGAAGGAGTTCAGCTACAGAGGGAAGACCCTCGAGCAGCTCAGCGCCATGTCCACGGAGGCTCTTCTGGAACTGCTCCCTTCCAGGGCGAGGCGGTCCCTGAACAGGAGCGTCTCAGAGGAGAAGAGGAAGCTGCTGGAGGATGCGAGGGGCATCAAGGAAGGGAGGATTCAGGGGCAGATCAAGACCCACGCGAGGGACATGATCGTGCTCCCCACCATGGTCGGGCTGACCATAGGGGTCCACAACGGCAGAGAGTTCGTCCCCCTGGAGATAAAACCCGAGATGATTGGACGATATCTGGGTGAGTTCGTGATAACGAACAAGAAGGTCGTGCACGGGACGCCGGGCATAGGCGCGAGCCGCTCGAGTCTCTACGTCCCGCTGAAGTGA
- a CDS encoding aldehyde dehydrogenase family protein, translating to MTKKVAPKVTYTTLFADETVHPKFEAALKGFAPKLGQRHPMHIGSKAVWSDAGEFEHRSPIDTSIIVGKFQVGTRVHANMAIEAAKSGFAAWSSKPWQERVRAMERFAKLVDERKFDLAVAITYEVGKNRLEALAEAWEAVDAVKYYAKVMRDEKGYTTKMGPGGPGEHTLVFGKPFGVWPVISPFNFPFMLAGGMALGALITGNSIILKPTSEAPLTGLMLYEAFRDAGVSKGAVNYVTGPGANFEDEFVTNPDVAGIAFTGSRDVGMRLYRRFLTGQPYPKPILLEMGSKNPTIVSAKADISKAVEGTVRAAFGYGGQKCSATSRLYVQKGIKDELLSALKIRVEALTVGDPRERQVYMGPIINESAVERFESAVNEAKKTGGKILTGGKVIKRGVMSRGYYVSPTVVSGLPSGTRLLRDELFMPFVVVDEFDTIGEAIAKANATEYGLTAGIFSKDKREVKKFFDGIRFGVTYANRSGGSTTGAWPGAQSFTGWNASGATGRGIGGPHYLLNFLRDQSQTTVS from the coding sequence ATGACCAAGAAGGTTGCCCCTAAGGTCACCTACACCACCCTATTCGCAGATGAAACGGTGCACCCCAAGTTCGAGGCCGCCCTGAAGGGATTCGCGCCCAAGCTCGGCCAGCGCCACCCGATGCACATCGGTTCGAAGGCCGTCTGGTCCGACGCTGGGGAGTTCGAGCACCGCAGCCCTATCGATACCTCAATCATCGTCGGAAAGTTCCAGGTCGGCACCAGGGTCCACGCAAACATGGCGATTGAAGCAGCGAAGTCCGGGTTCGCCGCCTGGAGTTCGAAGCCCTGGCAGGAACGAGTCAGAGCGATGGAAAGATTCGCAAAGCTCGTCGACGAGAGGAAGTTCGACCTGGCGGTCGCCATCACCTACGAAGTGGGGAAGAACAGGCTCGAGGCCCTCGCGGAGGCCTGGGAGGCGGTCGACGCGGTCAAGTACTACGCGAAGGTGATGCGCGATGAGAAGGGGTACACGACGAAGATGGGCCCCGGAGGCCCCGGGGAACACACGCTCGTCTTCGGCAAGCCCTTCGGCGTATGGCCGGTCATCTCCCCATTCAACTTCCCTTTCATGCTCGCAGGCGGCATGGCCCTTGGGGCCCTGATAACCGGCAACTCCATCATACTAAAGCCCACCAGCGAAGCCCCGCTGACGGGTCTCATGCTCTATGAAGCCTTCAGGGACGCGGGCGTCTCCAAGGGTGCCGTAAACTACGTAACAGGGCCCGGCGCTAACTTTGAGGACGAGTTCGTCACCAACCCAGACGTCGCAGGCATCGCGTTCACCGGGTCCAGAGACGTCGGCATGCGCCTCTACAGGAGATTCCTGACCGGCCAGCCCTACCCGAAGCCCATCCTGCTTGAAATGGGGAGCAAGAACCCCACGATTGTCTCGGCCAAGGCCGACATCTCCAAAGCGGTGGAGGGCACGGTGAGGGCCGCCTTCGGCTACGGAGGACAGAAGTGCAGCGCCACCTCGCGCCTCTACGTCCAGAAGGGAATCAAGGACGAGCTCCTTTCCGCCCTCAAGATCCGGGTGGAAGCACTGACCGTGGGCGACCCGAGGGAGCGCCAAGTCTACATGGGTCCGATCATCAACGAGTCCGCAGTAGAACGGTTCGAGTCGGCGGTCAACGAGGCGAAGAAGACAGGGGGGAAGATCCTGACCGGCGGAAAGGTGATCAAACGCGGGGTAATGTCACGGGGGTACTACGTATCTCCAACAGTGGTCTCCGGCCTTCCGTCAGGGACAAGGCTCCTCAGAGACGAACTCTTCATGCCCTTCGTGGTCGTAGACGAGTTCGACACCATTGGCGAAGCCATAGCCAAGGCCAACGCGACCGAATACGGTCTGACCGCCGGCATCTTCTCGAAGGACAAGCGGGAGGTCAAGAAGTTCTTCGACGGGATTCGGTTCGGGGTAACCTACGCCAACAGGAGCGGCGGCTCGACCACCGGCGCGTGGCCAGGGGCCCAGTCCTTCACTGGATGGAACGCGAGCGGAGCGACCGGAAGGGGGATTGGAGGGCCCCACTACCTGCTCAACTTCCTCCGCGACCAGTCCCAGACCACAGTCAGCTAG
- the lipB gene encoding lipoyl(octanoyl) transferase LipB — MTGTLLDLGRMEYGSALDLQRRLAAMRASGDIPDVLMLVEHDHVITLGRKTTPENFKPQAVPVFRVERGGDATYHGPGQLVGYPIMRLEDHDVRRHVRTLEGALIKAVGRFGVEGERLEGHPGVWVGGRKLASIGVAVTNWVTYHGFALNVNTDMSYFELIRPCGLDPTTMTSMEKVIGKRADYAAVKEAVASEFSSASGEAFTRESGPRLTELTNIK, encoded by the coding sequence ATGACCGGGACCCTCCTCGACCTCGGCAGGATGGAATACGGGTCCGCCCTGGACCTCCAGCGCAGACTCGCTGCCATGCGGGCCTCGGGCGACATCCCCGACGTCCTGATGCTCGTCGAGCACGACCACGTCATCACCCTAGGACGGAAGACAACCCCGGAGAACTTCAAGCCCCAGGCAGTCCCCGTCTTCCGGGTCGAAAGGGGAGGGGACGCAACCTACCACGGCCCCGGCCAGCTCGTCGGCTACCCCATTATGCGCCTCGAAGACCACGACGTACGCCGCCACGTGCGGACCCTCGAAGGTGCTCTGATCAAAGCAGTGGGAAGGTTCGGCGTCGAAGGGGAGAGGCTCGAGGGGCACCCGGGGGTCTGGGTGGGCGGAAGGAAGCTCGCTTCCATCGGCGTTGCAGTCACCAACTGGGTGACCTACCATGGGTTTGCGTTGAACGTCAACACCGACATGTCGTACTTCGAGCTGATACGCCCCTGCGGACTCGACCCGACCACCATGACCTCGATGGAGAAGGTCATCGGGAAGAGGGCCGACTACGCGGCCGTCAAGGAAGCGGTAGCATCCGAGTTCTCCTCGGCATCCGGCGAGGCCTTCACTCGTGAGAGCGGCCCTCGTCTCACTGAGCTAACAAACATTAAGTAG
- the lpdA gene encoding dihydrolipoyl dehydrogenase, protein MLEADVTVIGGGPGGYVCAIRAAQLGLRTVIVEADRLGGECLNYGCIPSKSLITVSKLYDKVKEAEKFGLKASGLTIDFAQMQKWKSEVVAKLVSGVEGLLKGNHATIILGEAEVVAKDRVIVTKPDGKEEITTKNLVIATGTRTVQLPGLEFDGSLVIGSKEGLELTNAPKRMLIVGGGAIGLEFASMFQKLGSAITIVEVMDQLMPGSDPEVVRVVHRKLEGKGAKVYLKSKVDRIDKSGAVAKVDVSTPEGKVSLEVDRVLVSVGRKPNTEKMGLQTMGVQVDARGFIQTDNRMQTNVPGVYAIGDIRGPPLLAHKASKEGIVAAECIAGLPSAADWKVIPEAVFCDPEVASAGLTEAKAVEAGFNVKRTRFQFAALGRALSAGEPEGFVKIVSKADDGLVLGVQIVGADASNLISEAALAMEMGATVEDIALTIHPHPTLPEALMEASESAAGRPIHQLRT, encoded by the coding sequence ATGCTCGAAGCTGACGTGACAGTAATCGGAGGCGGCCCCGGAGGATACGTCTGTGCCATAAGGGCGGCCCAACTCGGTCTCAGGACCGTCATCGTGGAGGCCGACAGGCTCGGGGGCGAGTGCCTGAACTACGGCTGCATCCCTTCGAAGTCCCTGATCACAGTCTCCAAGCTCTACGACAAGGTGAAGGAAGCCGAGAAGTTCGGCCTGAAGGCCTCGGGGCTCACCATCGACTTCGCCCAGATGCAGAAGTGGAAGTCCGAAGTCGTCGCCAAACTCGTGAGCGGGGTCGAGGGTCTCCTGAAGGGGAACCACGCCACGATAATCCTGGGGGAAGCGGAGGTAGTAGCAAAGGACAGGGTGATTGTGACAAAGCCGGACGGCAAGGAGGAGATCACGACCAAGAACCTAGTCATAGCTACGGGGACCAGGACCGTCCAGCTCCCTGGGCTGGAGTTCGACGGCTCCCTCGTCATCGGCTCGAAGGAGGGCCTCGAGCTGACCAACGCCCCGAAGAGGATGCTTATTGTCGGAGGCGGCGCCATCGGGCTCGAATTCGCGTCGATGTTCCAGAAGCTGGGGAGCGCCATTACAATCGTCGAGGTCATGGACCAGCTCATGCCCGGAAGCGACCCAGAAGTTGTCAGGGTCGTCCATCGGAAACTGGAAGGAAAGGGGGCGAAGGTCTATCTGAAGTCCAAAGTCGACAGGATCGACAAGAGCGGCGCGGTCGCAAAGGTCGACGTGTCTACGCCTGAAGGCAAGGTCTCTCTCGAAGTGGACAGGGTCCTAGTCAGCGTCGGCCGGAAGCCGAACACCGAGAAGATGGGCCTTCAGACCATGGGCGTACAGGTCGACGCCAGGGGCTTCATTCAGACCGACAACAGGATGCAGACCAACGTGCCCGGCGTCTATGCCATAGGGGACATAAGGGGCCCTCCGCTACTGGCGCACAAGGCGTCCAAGGAGGGCATCGTCGCGGCCGAGTGCATCGCCGGCCTCCCAAGCGCAGCGGACTGGAAGGTCATCCCCGAGGCTGTCTTCTGCGACCCCGAAGTGGCAAGCGCAGGGCTCACCGAGGCCAAGGCGGTGGAGGCTGGCTTCAACGTGAAGCGGACAAGGTTCCAGTTCGCAGCCCTCGGGAGGGCGCTCTCCGCCGGGGAACCTGAGGGGTTCGTCAAGATCGTCTCCAAGGCCGACGACGGCCTCGTCCTGGGGGTCCAGATAGTCGGCGCCGACGCTTCGAACCTCATCAGCGAAGCCGCGCTGGCGATGGAGATGGGCGCGACGGTGGAGGACATCGCCCTGACCATCCATCCACACCCGACCCTCCCCGAAGCGTTGATGGAAGCGTCCGAATCTGCGGCTGGCAGGCCGATCCACCAGCTGAGGACATGA
- a CDS encoding 2-oxo acid dehydrogenase subunit E2 — translation MVYNFSLPDIGEGVAEGEILKWMVKEGDQVKEDQPLVEIMTDKVNVQIPAPRSGRVSQILVKEGDVAKVGQTIMVIDDGSLGASQPAPPSQAPAPKEPVPSQQAPPAQISSGILATPATRRLARELGVDISSVRGSGPQGRVTDDDLRRAAPGPRPGPGSVAVQSTAGAREELVPLRGIRKTIAERMVKSKETAAQVTHVDEADMTELVLLREAFKGSAEKRKVHLTYLPFIIKALVPALKEFPFLNSSLDEASGNIILKKYYNIGIATDTEQGLVVPVVKDADTKDMFELAGEIERLADKARKGQLTLDEVRGSTFTITNVGAIGGLFATPIINLPEVAILGLHKIVKRPVVRDGRVEIRDISYLSLTFDHRVLDGAYAARFTSRVIETIQDTKKLLAEVL, via the coding sequence TTGGTCTACAATTTCTCGTTGCCTGACATCGGGGAAGGCGTGGCCGAGGGGGAGATCCTGAAGTGGATGGTCAAGGAAGGCGACCAGGTCAAGGAAGACCAGCCTCTGGTCGAAATCATGACCGACAAGGTCAACGTCCAGATTCCTGCCCCTCGGAGCGGCAGAGTCTCCCAGATACTGGTCAAAGAGGGGGACGTCGCAAAAGTAGGGCAGACGATAATGGTGATCGATGACGGAAGCCTCGGGGCCTCCCAGCCCGCTCCTCCGTCCCAAGCTCCTGCCCCGAAAGAACCAGTCCCATCCCAGCAGGCGCCTCCGGCTCAGATTTCCTCTGGCATTCTAGCCACACCCGCCACCAGGAGGCTCGCGCGCGAGCTCGGCGTCGACATCTCCTCCGTCAGGGGGTCCGGCCCCCAGGGCAGGGTAACAGACGACGACCTGCGCAGGGCCGCTCCGGGCCCCAGGCCCGGGCCTGGGTCCGTCGCCGTCCAATCCACAGCAGGCGCAAGAGAAGAGCTCGTCCCTCTCCGGGGGATCCGAAAGACGATCGCTGAAAGGATGGTGAAGTCGAAGGAGACTGCAGCCCAGGTGACCCACGTCGACGAGGCCGACATGACTGAGCTCGTCCTTCTCCGAGAGGCTTTCAAGGGGAGCGCAGAGAAGAGGAAGGTCCACCTCACCTACCTCCCGTTCATTATCAAGGCCCTGGTCCCGGCCCTCAAGGAGTTCCCCTTCCTCAACTCATCCCTGGACGAAGCGAGCGGCAACATCATCCTGAAGAAGTACTACAACATCGGAATCGCAACCGACACCGAACAGGGCCTGGTCGTCCCCGTCGTCAAGGACGCGGACACCAAGGACATGTTCGAACTCGCCGGGGAGATCGAAAGGCTCGCCGACAAAGCGAGGAAGGGACAGCTGACCCTTGACGAAGTGCGCGGCTCCACATTCACAATCACCAACGTCGGGGCAATCGGAGGGCTCTTCGCTACTCCGATAATCAACCTGCCAGAGGTCGCGATCCTCGGCCTGCACAAGATAGTGAAGCGCCCTGTCGTCCGCGACGGAAGAGTGGAAATCAGGGACATCTCCTACCTTTCTCTGACCTTCGACCACAGGGTGCTGGACGGAGCCTACGCTGCTCGGTTCACCAGCAGGGTCATTGAGACGATCCAGGACACAAAGAAGCTCCTGGCAGAAGTCCTCTGA